In Sphingomonas psychrotolerans, the following proteins share a genomic window:
- a CDS encoding DUF1013 domain-containing protein, with translation MAQPLMPHATASWLVDNSSLSFEQIAEFCGLHILEIQAIADDTATTKLTGRDPVRAHELTQEEIDKGQADPTYVLKMLKGPEQIRRTKGPRYTPVSKRQDKPDGIAWILRHHPEISDGAIGKLIGTTRTTIAAIRDRSHWNIANITPKDPVTLGLTSQRELDALVAKAAKAAGIEAPTDTRLEGDREALIEQLRAERTAAAHAAEAGEGAEGATGPVEHTAETLFRQ, from the coding sequence GTGGCCCAGCCGCTGATGCCGCATGCGACCGCTTCCTGGCTGGTCGACAATAGTTCGCTCTCGTTCGAGCAGATCGCCGAGTTTTGCGGGCTGCACATCCTCGAGATCCAGGCGATCGCCGACGACACCGCGACGACCAAGCTCACCGGCCGGGATCCGGTCCGCGCGCACGAGCTGACGCAGGAAGAGATCGACAAGGGCCAGGCCGATCCGACCTATGTCCTCAAGATGCTCAAGGGTCCCGAGCAGATCCGCCGCACCAAGGGGCCGCGCTACACGCCGGTCTCGAAGCGCCAGGACAAGCCCGACGGCATCGCGTGGATCCTGCGCCACCACCCCGAGATTTCGGACGGCGCGATCGGCAAGCTGATCGGCACCACCCGCACCACCATCGCCGCGATCCGCGATCGCAGCCATTGGAACATCGCCAACATCACGCCGAAGGACCCGGTCACGCTCGGCCTGACGTCGCAGCGCGAGCTCGACGCGCTGGTCGCCAAGGCCGCCAAGGCCGCCGGCATCGAGGCGCCGACCGACACGCGGCTCGAGGGTGATCGCGAGGCGCTGATCGAGCAGCTCCGCGCCGAGCGCACTGCCGCCGCGCATGCCGCCGAAGCGGGCGAAGGCGCCGAGGGGGCGACCGGCCCGGTCGAGCACACCGCGGAGACGCTGTTCCGCCAGTGA